The genome window CGGAGAGGATTTCCTCCCCTTCCCTCACCGTTCTGGGAACGCTCTCGCCCGTCAGGGCTGAGGTATCAACGGTTGATTCACCCTCTATGACAACGCCATCAACGGGAACCTTTTCGCCCGGCTTTACCAGGATTGTATCGCCGACCTTCAGCTCCTCCGGCTTCACCCTAACGACCTCGCCGTTCCTGAGCAGGTTAGCGTGCTCGGCCTTGAGCGCAAGCAGTGCCTTTATGGAGCGCCGTGACCTGTCCACAGCTAGGTCCTGGAAGAACTCCCCTACAACGTAGAAGAGCATGACCGCCACTCCCTCTGGATACTCCCTGATGGCGAAGGCTCCCAGCGTGGCCACCGCGATGAGGAAGTTCTCGTCGAAGACGTTGCCGTGCAGGGAGTTGAGTACCGCGCTTCTAAGCACCTTCCAGCCAACGAGGAGGTAGCTCGCAACGAAGACCCCGAAGACGAAGGCGTTGTCCATGCCGTAGTAATAGCGGAGTACCACCCCGATGCCAAAGAGCATGAGCGACGGGATTATGAAGTAGAGAGCCTTTTTGGGGTCCTCTTCACCGTGCTCGTGGTGGTGGCCGTGGTGCGAGTGACCGTGCTCGTCCGCTTCTATGACTTCAACGTCCGGCTCGACCTTCTTGATTATCTCCTTGGCCTTCTCAACGTCGCCCTCTATAACCGCCTCCTTGGTGGCGAAGTTGACCAGTGCGAACTCAAAGCCCTCCTTTTTGAGGGCCTCCTCTATCTCGTAGGCACAGCTCGCGCAGTCGAGTCCCTCGAGCTTGAGCTTTTTTGCCATCATTTCACCTCCGAAAGGTGCTCAATGGCCGTCCTCAGTATCTCCCTGATGTGCTCGTCGTCGAGGCGGTAGAAGACGTTCTTGCCGTCCTTGCGGTAGGCCACTATCTTCCTGTCCTTGAGAATGCGTAGCTGGTGGGAGATTGCCGAAACGGAAAGCTTGGTTATCGCCGAGAGGTCGCATGTGCAGAGCTCCCCGGCCTCCATGAGAGCGAGGAGTATTTTGAGTCTGGTTGGGTTGCCCAATGCGTCGAAGAAGTCCGCTATT of Thermococcus sp. JdF3 contains these proteins:
- a CDS encoding helix-turn-helix transcriptional regulator — encoded protein: MTEVCKVYEEHLDKILEAQAKLPGEERILEIADFFDALGNPTRLKILLALMEAGELCTCDLSAITKLSVSAISHQLRILKDRKIVAYRKDGKNVFYRLDDEHIREILRTAIEHLSEVK